In Chryseobacterium oryzae, the genomic stretch AGCTCCCATAATATTAGTTGGATTAACAGCTTTATCTGTGGACAACAGCACAAAATGTTCTACATTATATTTTTTTGAGAGTAAAGAAACATTTTTTGTTCCCAAAACGTTTGCAAATATTGCTTCATGGGGATTTTCTTCAATAAGAGGGACGTGCTTATATGCCGCTGCATGATAAACCATAGAAAACCAATAATTCTCAAATAAAACTTGTAAACTATAATTATTGGAAACATCTGCTAAAACAAACTTAAAATTCTGCTCTGGAAATTTTTCTAAAAGATCTAATTTCAGATTATACAAAGGTGTTTCTGCCTGATCTACAATAACTATTACTGAGGGTTTAAATTGAGCTACTTGTTTTATGATTTCACTACCTATTGAACCCGCTCCTCCCGTTACCAAAATACTTTTCCCAAAATGCCTTTTTCTAACTTCAATATTTTCGCTTTTATTAGACTTTCTTTTGAGTAAGTCTTCAATTTGTAAATTACTAATTCCTTTTATAACATTAGACTCATTTATATCATTTAGATTTGGTGCTTTTAAGACTTTCAGACCATTGTCTAATGCTAAAGTCACCCATTTATTAAGCTCATCTTCAGAAACAATTTCTTCGATAATCAATATAGCATCAAATTTATTAAGTATATTTTTATCTTTAAAAAAATTATCAATATTATAAATTTTATTTCCTAATAACATTTTTTTCTGAGAATCAGACTGTTTTATTAGAAAGCCTTTCAACTTGTAAGAACAATTCCGATTATGCAAAATTGCACGAGCTACAGATACCGAATTACCATCCACTCCAATAACTGCAAGTTTAATTTTTGAAAAAGAAGCTTGAGCATCAATCAAATCACTAAACATTTGTTTTATTAATAATCGGAATAAAAACATTAAAAAAACCGAAATAAAAAAATATAAATAAATAAACAGATTCGAATATATATATTCATCGAAA encodes the following:
- a CDS encoding UDP-N-acetylglucosamine 4,6-dehydratase family protein: MLLGNKIYNIDNFFKDKNILNKFDAILIIEEIVSEDELNKWVTLALDNGLKVLKAPNLNDINESNVIKGISNLQIEDLLKRKSNKSENIEVRKRHFGKSILVTGGAGSIGSEIIKQVAQFKPSVIVIVDQAETPLYNLKLDLLEKFPEQNFKFVLADVSNNYSLQVLFENYWFSMVYHAAAYKHVPLIEENPHEAIFANVLGTKNVSLLSKKYNVEHFVLLSTDKAVNPTNIMGASKRVAEMYVQALYGCRDNSTKFITTRFGNVLGSNGSVIPHFKKQIEKGGPITVTHPEIIRYFMTIQEACELVLEAGTIGNGGEIFVFDMGKPIKILDLAKQMIKLSGFTLDEDIKIKFIGLRPGEKLYEEILKNNTKTLSTLHQKIMISKDVNIEFEKIDRLCNQIIKAAIKRDKFQVVSILKDIVPEFISNNSEFEILDRK